The Enterobacter kobei genome has a segment encoding these proteins:
- a CDS encoding metal/formaldehyde-sensitive transcriptional repressor: MSHTVRDKKMLLTRLKKIQGQSTALEKMLNSDHECAEVLQQLAAIRGAVNGMMMQVIEGHLTDHVVKEPEEAQREADLGVVLQVIKSYLK, translated from the coding sequence ATGTCACATACCGTTCGCGACAAGAAGATGTTATTGACTCGCCTGAAGAAAATTCAGGGGCAGAGCACTGCCCTCGAAAAAATGCTAAACAGCGATCACGAATGCGCCGAGGTGCTACAGCAGCTGGCGGCGATCCGTGGGGCAGTCAATGGCATGATGATGCAGGTGATTGAAGGGCATCTCACCGATCATGTCGTGAAAGAGCCTGAAGAGGCGCAGCGTGAAGCCGATCTTGGCGTGGTGTTGCAGGTGATCAAATCCTACCTCAAGTAA
- the tomB gene encoding Hha toxicity modulator TomB — protein sequence MDEYSPKRHDIAQLKFLCESLYHDCLANLDESNHGWVNDPTSAINLQLNELIEHIATFALNYKIKYNEDNKLIEQIDEYLDDTFMLFSSYGINAQDLQKWRKSGNRLFRCFVNVSRANPVSLSC from the coding sequence ATGGACGAGTACTCGCCAAAACGGCATGATATCGCGCAGTTGAAATTTCTCTGCGAATCCTTGTACCATGACTGCCTTGCCAATCTTGATGAAAGTAACCATGGCTGGGTAAACGATCCAACGTCTGCCATCAATTTACAGTTGAACGAGCTTATAGAGCATATCGCTACCTTCGCACTTAATTATAAAATTAAGTACAATGAAGATAATAAGCTCATTGAGCAAATTGATGAATACCTGGACGACACCTTTATGTTGTTCAGTAGTTACGGCATTAACGCGCAAGATTTGCAAAAATGGCGCAAATCGGGAAACCGACTATTCCGCTGTTTCGTCAACGTGAGCAGAGCTAACCCCGTTAGCCTTTCCTGTTAA
- the acrA gene encoding multidrug efflux RND transporter periplasmic adaptor subunit AcrA has translation MNKNRGLTPLAVVLMLSGSLALTGCDDKPAQQGAQQAPEVGVVTLKSEPLQITTELPGRTNAYRIAEVRPQVSGIILKRNFTEGGDVKAGESLYQIDPATYQASYESAKGDLAKAQAAAKIAQLTLNRYQKLLGTKYISQQDYDTALADAQQANAAVVAAKAAVETARINLAYTKVTSPISGRIGKSSVTEGALVQNGQTTALATVQQLDPIYVDVTQSSNDFLRLKQELANGTLKQENGKAKVELVTNDGIKFPQEGTLEFSDVTVDQTTGSITLRAIFPNPDKNLLPGMFVRARLEEGTNPTALLVPQQGVTRTPRGDASALVVGADDKVEMRNITATQAIGDKWLVTEGLKDGDRVIVTGLQKVRPGAQVKAQEVKSDDKQSASAADQSEQTKS, from the coding sequence ATGAACAAAAACAGAGGGTTAACGCCTCTGGCGGTCGTTCTGATGCTCTCAGGCAGCTTAGCGCTAACAGGATGTGACGACAAACCAGCTCAACAAGGAGCTCAGCAGGCGCCAGAAGTCGGCGTAGTGACACTCAAATCTGAACCTCTGCAGATCACCACCGAATTACCTGGCCGTACCAATGCCTATCGCATTGCGGAAGTTCGCCCTCAGGTGAGTGGCATTATCCTGAAACGTAACTTTACCGAAGGCGGTGATGTGAAAGCCGGTGAGTCTCTGTATCAGATTGATCCCGCGACCTATCAGGCCTCTTATGAAAGCGCCAAAGGCGACCTGGCAAAAGCGCAAGCCGCCGCCAAAATCGCCCAGCTGACGCTGAACCGTTATCAAAAACTGCTCGGTACGAAGTACATCAGTCAACAGGATTATGATACCGCTCTGGCCGATGCCCAGCAGGCTAACGCCGCCGTGGTGGCCGCCAAAGCGGCCGTCGAAACCGCACGTATTAATCTGGCCTATACCAAAGTGACCTCCCCTATCAGCGGTCGTATTGGTAAATCTTCCGTCACGGAAGGGGCGCTGGTACAGAACGGACAAACCACTGCGCTGGCTACCGTGCAGCAGCTTGATCCGATCTACGTTGACGTAACCCAGTCCAGCAATGATTTCCTGCGCCTGAAACAGGAGCTGGCTAACGGCACCCTGAAACAGGAAAACGGCAAAGCCAAAGTGGAGCTAGTGACCAACGACGGTATCAAGTTCCCGCAGGAAGGGACTCTGGAGTTCTCCGATGTGACGGTCGACCAGACTACCGGTTCCATCACCTTACGGGCGATTTTCCCGAACCCTGACAAAAATCTGCTGCCAGGTATGTTCGTTCGCGCGCGTCTGGAAGAAGGCACCAATCCAACCGCACTTCTGGTTCCACAGCAGGGTGTGACCCGTACGCCACGTGGCGATGCGAGCGCGCTGGTTGTCGGGGCGGATGACAAAGTCGAAATGCGCAACATTACCGCCACTCAGGCGATTGGCGATAAATGGCTGGTGACGGAAGGTCTGAAAGATGGCGATCGCGTGATTGTTACTGGTTTGCAAAAAGTTCGTCCTGGTGCGCAGGTCAAAGCACAGGAAGTGAAATCTGACGATAAACAATCTGCTTCGGCCGCTGACCAGTCAGAACAAACCAAGTCTTAA
- a CDS encoding PLP-dependent aminotransferase family protein, with the protein MNIPGDEFYTLLHAALKKRGDETLQRALYLALREAILSGKLQSGSQLSGSRTLAQQLAVSRNTVNAALDQLTLEGYLLRNRQGTKVAHFAHRARIRTLPAPEVVLAKRVTHLPAPVQRDTPVMAFTPGTPAINYFPLPLWRRLYDRVLREEGNALLGYGDPAGEPSLRAAIARHLALSRGIDCDASQIVITEGALEGVNLCTILLSEPGDVAWVENPGYAGAKSAFVKTGLTMTGMPVDDEGMCWEGRNAPSPTLIFTSPSHQFPYGSVLSARRRLALLELARQHNAWIIEDDYDSEFRYAGEPVPAMLGMVNNAPVVYLGTFSKTLFPSLRMGFMVLPPALAKAARPAIGSLLRGGHRAEQRTLALFIEEGHYARHLAAMRRLYRKRYRQLREALSTALHTPHRILAGEGGMHLTVTIDGIDDQRLAEKARAFQLAPAALSGYYLEAKQGQTGLVLGYGNTSASQFVPGIRRLQALITQQQGEKE; encoded by the coding sequence ATGAATATACCGGGTGATGAATTTTATACTTTGCTCCATGCTGCACTGAAAAAGCGTGGGGACGAGACACTCCAGCGGGCGCTCTATCTGGCTTTGCGAGAGGCCATCCTCAGCGGGAAACTTCAGTCCGGTAGCCAGCTATCCGGCTCGCGCACGCTGGCGCAGCAGCTCGCGGTTTCCCGGAACACCGTTAACGCGGCGCTGGATCAGCTCACGCTTGAAGGCTATTTGCTGCGTAACCGGCAGGGGACAAAGGTGGCACACTTTGCGCATCGCGCACGCATCCGGACATTGCCGGCGCCTGAGGTTGTGCTGGCAAAACGGGTCACTCATCTGCCTGCGCCGGTGCAGCGTGATACTCCGGTCATGGCATTTACGCCGGGAACGCCCGCCATCAACTATTTCCCGTTGCCGCTGTGGCGGCGATTGTACGATCGCGTCTTGCGCGAGGAGGGGAACGCTCTGCTTGGGTATGGCGATCCGGCCGGAGAGCCGTCGCTTCGTGCGGCGATTGCTCGCCACCTCGCGCTCTCCCGGGGCATTGACTGCGACGCCAGCCAGATAGTGATAACCGAAGGGGCGCTTGAAGGGGTTAATCTGTGCACGATACTGTTGAGCGAACCAGGCGATGTTGCCTGGGTAGAAAACCCCGGCTATGCCGGAGCCAAAAGTGCCTTTGTCAAAACCGGCCTGACAATGACGGGAATGCCGGTGGATGATGAGGGAATGTGCTGGGAAGGGCGGAATGCGCCTTCCCCCACGCTGATTTTCACTTCGCCCTCGCATCAGTTCCCTTACGGAAGCGTGCTCAGCGCTCGGCGGAGGCTGGCGTTGCTGGAGCTGGCCCGACAGCACAACGCATGGATCATTGAAGATGATTACGACAGCGAGTTCCGTTATGCCGGTGAGCCCGTACCGGCCATGCTGGGAATGGTGAATAACGCCCCTGTTGTGTATCTCGGAACCTTCAGCAAAACGTTGTTTCCGTCACTCAGAATGGGGTTTATGGTGCTACCGCCCGCACTGGCGAAGGCGGCACGCCCTGCCATTGGCTCGCTGCTGCGCGGCGGGCATCGTGCGGAGCAGCGCACCCTCGCGCTGTTCATTGAAGAAGGTCACTATGCCCGTCATCTTGCTGCCATGCGTCGGCTTTATCGTAAACGTTACCGCCAGCTGCGCGAGGCGCTGAGCACAGCGCTTCACACCCCACACCGTATTCTTGCCGGAGAGGGCGGGATGCACCTGACGGTGACGATTGACGGTATTGATGACCAGAGGCTTGCGGAGAAGGCGAGGGCATTTCAGCTGGCACCCGCTGCGCTGAGCGGGTACTACCTGGAGGCGAAGCAGGGGCAAACCGGTCTGGTTTTAGGCTATGGCAATACCTCTGCTTCGCAGTTTGTGCCGGGTATCCGACGCCTGCAGGCGTTAATTACGCAGCAGCAGGGCGAGAAAGAGTAA
- a CDS encoding nickel/cobalt efflux protein RcnA encodes MTDFASLLQQGNAWLFVPSAILLGALHGLEPGHSKTMMAAFIVAIRGTLKQAVLLGLAATLSHTAVVWIIAMAGLWFGRGWDAHTSEPWFQLFSGGLIVLIALWMAWRTWKESQPHDHHHHHHDHEHEHEHEHEHHHDHHHPLVEEEWQDAHQRAHVQDINRRFNGQHVTTGQIVMFGLTGGLIPCPASITVLLICLQLKHFALGATLVFSFSIGLALTLVASGAIAALSLKHVTKRWPGFSELSRKAPWISAALITVVGIYMSLHGLSGILA; translated from the coding sequence ATGACCGATTTTGCTTCACTTCTGCAGCAGGGTAATGCCTGGCTGTTTGTTCCCAGCGCTATCCTGCTCGGCGCGTTACATGGTCTGGAACCGGGCCATTCCAAAACCATGATGGCTGCCTTTATCGTGGCCATCCGCGGCACGCTGAAGCAGGCTGTACTGCTGGGTCTGGCGGCAACGCTATCCCATACGGCGGTGGTCTGGATCATTGCCATGGCGGGGTTATGGTTTGGTCGGGGCTGGGATGCTCATACGTCCGAACCCTGGTTCCAGCTGTTCTCCGGGGGGTTGATCGTTTTAATCGCCCTGTGGATGGCATGGCGAACCTGGAAAGAGAGCCAGCCGCACGATCATCACCACCACCATCATGACCATGAACATGAACATGAACATGAACATGAACATCATCATGATCACCACCACCCGCTTGTTGAAGAGGAGTGGCAGGACGCCCACCAGCGCGCCCATGTGCAGGATATTAACCGGCGTTTTAATGGACAACATGTGACCACGGGACAGATCGTGATGTTTGGCCTGACAGGCGGGCTTATTCCCTGCCCGGCATCCATCACGGTTCTGCTGATCTGCCTTCAGTTAAAGCATTTTGCGCTCGGCGCGACGCTGGTATTCAGCTTCAGTATCGGTCTGGCGTTGACGCTGGTCGCGTCCGGGGCGATTGCCGCCCTTAGCCTCAAACACGTGACCAAACGCTGGCCTGGCTTTAGCGAACTGTCCCGCAAAGCACCGTGGATTTCCGCTGCGCTGATTACCGTGGTAGGGATTTACATGAGCCTGCACGGCCTGAGCGGCATCCTGGCATAA
- a CDS encoding type B 50S ribosomal protein L31, whose translation MKPDIHPAYRTVVFHDTSANEYFKVGSTIKTDREIELDGEMYPYITIEVSSKSHPFYTGKQKTFSTDGSAARFRKRFGGFLNAKRG comes from the coding sequence ATGAAACCCGATATCCATCCAGCGTATCGCACTGTGGTATTCCACGACACCAGTGCCAATGAATACTTTAAAGTCGGCTCAACCATTAAAACTGACCGCGAAATTGAACTCGACGGTGAAATGTATCCATACATCACCATCGAGGTTTCTTCGAAATCGCACCCGTTTTATACCGGTAAGCAAAAAACGTTCTCCACGGATGGCAGCGCGGCGCGCTTCCGTAAGCGTTTTGGCGGTTTTCTTAATGCGAAGCGGGGGTAA
- the maa gene encoding maltose O-acetyltransferase — MSIEKQKMISGEHYRPGDETLRADRLRARHLIHRYNHTAPDEKTERQTILAELLGQSEGAYIEPSFRCDYGYNIYLGKNFYANFDCVMLDVCPVHIGDNCMLAPGVHIYTATHPLDAEERNSGVEFGKPVTIGNNVWIGGRAVINPGVTLGDNVVVASGAVVTKDVPSNVVVGGNPAKIIKTL, encoded by the coding sequence ATGAGCATTGAAAAACAGAAGATGATTTCAGGTGAACATTACCGCCCGGGTGATGAGACACTACGCGCCGACAGACTGCGGGCACGCCATCTCATCCATCGCTATAACCACACTGCGCCTGATGAAAAAACAGAACGCCAGACCATTCTGGCGGAACTGCTGGGGCAAAGTGAAGGGGCTTATATTGAGCCGAGTTTCCGCTGTGACTATGGATATAACATTTATCTGGGCAAAAACTTTTACGCGAACTTCGATTGCGTGATGCTGGATGTGTGTCCTGTTCATATCGGCGATAACTGTATGCTCGCGCCGGGTGTTCATATTTATACAGCAACCCATCCCCTGGATGCGGAGGAACGTAATAGCGGCGTCGAGTTTGGTAAGCCCGTCACTATTGGCAATAATGTCTGGATTGGCGGACGGGCGGTCATTAACCCAGGCGTTACCCTGGGTGACAACGTGGTCGTCGCTTCCGGTGCCGTCGTGACGAAAGACGTCCCGTCTAATGTCGTCGTTGGGGGTAACCCGGCGAAGATCATCAAAACGCTGTAA
- a CDS encoding YlaC family protein: MTEIQRLLTATIDDLNLREKRDNRPRFSISFIRKHPGLFVAMYAAWLATLIVMLKSETLVDSVWLLVVLFVVFNAFFFFDVNPRYRYEDIDVLDFRVCYNGEWYNTRFVPAELIESIMHSPAVETVQKEKLQKMVSTKGQLSFYDVFTLSRPAAA, from the coding sequence ATGACCGAGATACAGCGCCTGCTTACCGCCACCATCGACGATCTTAACCTCCGCGAAAAGCGCGATAATCGCCCGCGCTTTAGCATCAGCTTTATCCGCAAACATCCCGGACTGTTTGTCGCAATGTATGCCGCCTGGCTGGCAACGCTTATTGTGATGCTGAAGTCCGAAACGCTGGTGGACTCCGTCTGGCTACTGGTTGTGTTATTTGTCGTCTTTAACGCTTTTTTCTTTTTCGACGTGAATCCCCGCTACCGTTACGAAGATATCGACGTGCTCGATTTCCGGGTCTGCTACAACGGTGAATGGTACAACACGCGTTTCGTGCCTGCGGAGCTTATCGAGAGCATCATGCACTCTCCGGCCGTTGAAACCGTGCAAAAAGAGAAGCTGCAAAAAATGGTTTCCACCAAAGGTCAGCTCTCTTTCTATGATGTCTTTACTCTTTCTCGCCCTGCTGCTGCGTAA
- a CDS encoding HHA domain-containing protein, with product MSEKPLTKVDYLMRLRRCQSIDTLERVIEKNKYELSDNELAVFYSAADHRLAELTMNKLYDKIPTSVWKFVR from the coding sequence ATGTCTGAAAAACCACTCACAAAGGTCGATTATTTGATGCGCTTACGCCGTTGTCAGTCAATTGACACCCTCGAACGCGTCATTGAAAAGAATAAATACGAGCTTTCTGATAATGAACTGGCGGTATTTTATTCAGCTGCTGACCATCGCCTCGCTGAGCTAACGATGAATAAGTTATATGACAAAATTCCCACATCCGTGTGGAAATTTGTACGTTGA
- a CDS encoding GNAT family N-acetyltransferase: MKTFNEFGQPVGDALIDWQPRPHPSRVVLQGRFCRLEPLRVAHAEALFSAYSLAEDTRSWTWLLREPDATAAEYAEWVASVSDLSDPMHFAVIDNQTQSPVGTLALMRIDPKNGVVEVGHVHFSPLLSRTPMSTEAQYLLMRYVFDTLGYRRYEWKCNSLNAPSRKAALRLGFQFEGRFRQALVIKGRNRDTDWFSILDKEWPALANAFESWLATDNFTADGKQKRSLESWREIRA, encoded by the coding sequence ATGAAGACATTCAATGAGTTTGGACAACCCGTGGGCGACGCCCTTATCGACTGGCAGCCTCGACCCCATCCGTCCCGGGTGGTACTGCAGGGGCGTTTTTGTCGGCTTGAACCTCTGCGCGTGGCGCATGCCGAGGCGCTCTTCTCCGCCTATTCCCTGGCCGAAGACACCCGTAGCTGGACGTGGCTGCTGCGCGAACCTGATGCCACGGCCGCCGAGTATGCCGAATGGGTGGCGAGCGTGAGTGATTTATCTGACCCGATGCACTTTGCCGTCATTGATAATCAGACCCAGTCTCCGGTCGGAACGCTGGCCCTGATGCGGATCGATCCGAAAAACGGCGTCGTGGAGGTGGGTCACGTTCATTTCTCGCCCCTGTTGAGCCGCACGCCAATGTCGACAGAAGCGCAATACCTGCTGATGCGGTACGTGTTTGATACCCTGGGCTATCGGCGATACGAATGGAAGTGCAACAGCCTGAACGCACCTTCACGCAAAGCCGCACTGCGCCTGGGTTTTCAGTTTGAAGGGCGGTTTCGCCAGGCGCTGGTCATAAAAGGCCGTAACCGGGATACCGACTGGTTTTCGATTCTCGACAAAGAGTGGCCGGCGCTGGCGAACGCCTTTGAAAGCTGGCTTGCCACCGACAATTTTACCGCCGATGGCAAACAGAAAAGATCCCTGGAAAGCTGGCGAGAAATACGCGCCTAG
- the ykgO gene encoding type B 50S ribosomal protein L36, producing the protein MQVLNSLRSAKQRHPDCQIVKRKGRLYVICKSNPRFKAVQGRKKRR; encoded by the coding sequence ATGCAGGTGCTTAACTCATTGCGCAGTGCGAAACAGCGTCACCCGGATTGCCAGATAGTCAAACGCAAGGGACGCTTATACGTGATTTGCAAATCCAATCCGCGCTTTAAGGCGGTTCAGGGGCGTAAGAAAAGACGCTAG
- the acrB gene encoding multidrug efflux RND transporter permease subunit AcrB — protein MPNFFIDRPIFAWVIAIIIMLAGGLAIQKLPVAQYPTIAPPAVTISATYPGADAKTVQDTVTQVIEQNMNGIDNLMYMSSNSDSTGTVQITLTFESGTDADIAQVQVQNKLQLAMPLLPQEVQQQGVSVEKSSSSFLMVVGVINTNGTMTQEDISDYVGANMKDAISRTSGVGDVQLFGSQYAMRIWMDPNKLNNFQLTPVDVINAIKAQNAQVAAGQLGGTPPVKGQQLNASIIAQTRLTSADEFSKILLKVNQDGSQVRLRDVAKVELGGENYDIIAKFNGKPASGLGIKLATGANALDTATAIRAELKKMEPFFPSGLKIVYPYDTTPFVKISIHEVVKTLVEAIILVFLVMYLFLQNFRATLIPTIAVPVVLLGTFAILAAFGFSINTLTMFGMVLAIGLLVDDAIVVVENVERVMAEEGLPPKEATRKSMGQIQGALVGIAMVLSAVFIPMAFFGGSTGAIYRQFSITIVSAMALSVLVALILTPALCATMLKPIQKGGHGEHKGFFGWFNRMFDKSTHHYTDSVGNILRSTGRYLLLYIIIVVGMAYLFVRLPSSFLPDEDQGVFLTMAQLPAGASQERTQKVLDEVTDYYLTKEKANVESVFAVNGFGFAGRGQNTGIAFVSLKDWADRPGEENKVEAITGRAMGTFSQIKDAMVFAFNLPAIVELGTATGFDFQLIDQGGLGHEKLTQARNQLFGEVAKHPDLLVGVRPNGLEDTPQYKIDIDQEKAQALGVSISDINTTLGAAWGGSYVNDFIDRGRVKKVYVMSEAQYRMLPNDINNWYVRGSNGQMVPFAAFSTSRWEYGSPRLERYNGLPSMEILGQAAPGRSTGEAMNLMEELASKLPSGIGYDWTGMSYQERLSGNQAPALYAISLIVVFLCLAALYESWSIPFSVMLVVPLGVIGALLAATFRGLTNDVYFQVGLLTTIGLSAKNAILIVEFAKDLMEKEGKGLIEATLEAVRMRLRPILMTSLAFILGVLPLVISSGAGSGAQNAVGTGVMGGMITATVLAIFFVPVFFVVVRRRFSRKNEDVEHSHSVEPH, from the coding sequence ATGCCTAATTTCTTTATCGATCGCCCCATATTTGCGTGGGTGATCGCCATTATCATCATGTTGGCCGGGGGACTTGCGATCCAGAAGCTGCCTGTCGCGCAATATCCAACGATTGCGCCACCGGCGGTGACAATTTCCGCAACCTACCCGGGCGCTGATGCGAAAACGGTGCAGGACACCGTCACCCAGGTTATCGAACAGAACATGAACGGTATCGATAACCTGATGTACATGTCATCAAACAGTGACTCAACCGGTACAGTACAGATCACCCTGACCTTCGAGTCAGGTACCGATGCTGACATCGCGCAGGTTCAGGTGCAGAACAAACTGCAGCTGGCAATGCCGTTGCTGCCGCAGGAAGTACAACAGCAGGGCGTGAGCGTCGAGAAATCGTCCAGTAGCTTCCTGATGGTTGTTGGCGTTATCAACACCAACGGCACCATGACGCAGGAGGATATTTCCGACTACGTGGGCGCCAACATGAAGGATGCCATCAGCCGTACTTCCGGTGTGGGTGACGTTCAGCTGTTCGGTTCTCAGTACGCGATGCGTATCTGGATGGATCCGAACAAACTGAACAACTTCCAGCTGACGCCGGTTGACGTGATTAACGCGATTAAAGCGCAGAACGCCCAGGTGGCAGCCGGTCAGTTAGGCGGTACACCACCTGTGAAAGGCCAGCAGCTTAACGCGTCCATTATCGCGCAAACCCGTCTGACCTCCGCCGATGAGTTCAGCAAAATCCTGCTGAAAGTGAATCAGGACGGTTCGCAGGTTCGCCTGCGCGACGTAGCGAAAGTGGAGCTGGGTGGCGAAAACTACGACATCATTGCGAAGTTTAACGGTAAACCGGCTTCCGGTCTGGGTATTAAACTGGCGACCGGCGCTAACGCCCTGGACACCGCCACGGCGATCCGCGCAGAGTTGAAGAAGATGGAACCGTTCTTCCCGTCAGGTCTGAAAATCGTCTACCCGTACGACACGACGCCGTTCGTAAAAATTTCGATTCATGAAGTGGTTAAAACGCTGGTAGAAGCGATTATCCTGGTCTTCCTGGTGATGTATCTGTTCCTGCAAAACTTCCGCGCGACGCTGATCCCAACCATCGCCGTGCCGGTCGTTCTGCTTGGAACCTTTGCCATCCTTGCGGCCTTTGGATTCTCGATAAATACCCTGACGATGTTCGGGATGGTGCTTGCCATCGGCCTGTTGGTGGATGACGCCATCGTAGTGGTAGAGAACGTCGAGCGTGTCATGGCGGAAGAGGGTTTACCGCCGAAGGAAGCAACCCGTAAATCCATGGGCCAGATCCAGGGCGCGCTGGTCGGTATCGCGATGGTACTGTCGGCGGTATTTATCCCGATGGCCTTCTTCGGCGGCTCTACCGGTGCGATTTACCGCCAGTTCTCGATTACCATCGTTTCCGCGATGGCGCTGTCGGTGCTGGTCGCATTGATCCTGACGCCTGCGCTGTGTGCCACCATGCTGAAGCCCATTCAGAAAGGCGGTCATGGCGAGCATAAAGGGTTCTTTGGCTGGTTTAACCGCATGTTTGACAAGAGCACGCACCACTACACCGACAGCGTGGGCAACATCCTGCGTAGCACCGGTCGTTATCTGCTGCTCTATATCATCATTGTCGTCGGCATGGCCTATCTGTTCGTTCGTCTGCCAAGCTCGTTCCTGCCTGATGAAGACCAGGGCGTGTTCCTGACGATGGCGCAGCTTCCGGCGGGTGCATCGCAAGAGCGTACCCAGAAAGTGCTGGATGAAGTGACGGACTACTACCTCACCAAAGAGAAAGCGAACGTTGAGTCCGTGTTTGCGGTTAACGGCTTTGGCTTTGCGGGTCGTGGTCAGAACACCGGTATCGCCTTCGTCTCTCTGAAAGACTGGGCGGATCGTCCGGGCGAGGAGAACAAAGTTGAGGCCATCACTGGCCGTGCAATGGGGACCTTCTCGCAGATTAAGGATGCGATGGTCTTCGCCTTTAACCTGCCAGCGATTGTTGAACTGGGTACCGCGACCGGTTTCGACTTCCAGCTGATCGACCAGGGCGGTCTGGGTCACGAAAAACTGACGCAGGCACGTAACCAACTGTTCGGAGAGGTGGCGAAACACCCTGACCTACTGGTTGGCGTGCGTCCAAACGGTCTGGAAGATACGCCGCAGTACAAGATCGATATCGACCAGGAGAAAGCACAGGCGCTGGGCGTGTCCATCAGCGACATCAATACCACACTGGGCGCGGCCTGGGGCGGTAGTTACGTGAACGACTTCATCGACCGTGGTCGTGTGAAGAAAGTGTACGTGATGTCAGAGGCGCAGTACCGTATGTTGCCGAACGATATTAATAACTGGTACGTTCGCGGCAGCAATGGTCAGATGGTTCCGTTCGCGGCGTTCTCAACGTCACGCTGGGAATATGGTTCACCACGTCTGGAACGTTACAACGGTCTGCCATCAATGGAGATCCTGGGTCAGGCCGCACCAGGCCGAAGCACCGGTGAAGCCATGAACCTGATGGAAGAGCTGGCGAGCAAATTGCCTTCGGGCATCGGCTATGACTGGACCGGTATGTCCTATCAGGAACGTCTGTCCGGTAACCAGGCCCCTGCCCTGTATGCCATTTCTTTGATTGTGGTATTCCTGTGTCTGGCGGCACTGTATGAGAGCTGGTCGATTCCGTTCTCCGTTATGCTGGTGGTTCCACTCGGGGTTATCGGTGCACTGCTGGCGGCGACGTTCCGTGGATTGACCAACGACGTGTACTTCCAGGTAGGCCTGCTGACAACCATTGGCTTGTCGGCGAAGAACGCGATACTTATCGTTGAATTCGCCAAAGACCTGATGGAGAAAGAAGGTAAAGGGCTTATCGAGGCGACGCTTGAAGCGGTACGTATGCGTCTGCGTCCTATTCTGATGACGTCACTGGCGTTTATCCTCGGCGTACTGCCGCTGGTTATCAGCTCTGGCGCGGGCTCCGGTGCGCAGAACGCGGTCGGTACTGGCGTGATGGGCGGTATGATCACCGCGACCGTGCTGGCTATCTTCTTCGTTCCGGTGTTCTTCGTGGTGGTTCGCCGCCGCTTCAGCCGCAAAAATGAAGATGTTGAGCACAGTCATTCGGTAGAACCGCACTGA